The proteins below are encoded in one region of Bos indicus x Bos taurus breed Angus x Brahman F1 hybrid chromosome 2, Bos_hybrid_MaternalHap_v2.0, whole genome shotgun sequence:
- the LOC113901493 gene encoding ras-related GTP-binding protein A-like — protein MPNTAMKKKVLLMGKSRSGKTSMRSIIFANYIACDTRRLGATINVEHSHVRFLGNLVLNLWDCGGQDTFMENYFTSQRDNIFRNVEVLIYVFDVESRELEKDMHYYQSCLEAILQNAPDAKIFCLVHKMDLVQEDQRDLIFKEREEDLRRLSRPLECACFRTSIWDETLYKAWSSIVYQLIPNVQQLEMNLGNFAQIIEADEVLVFERATFLVISHYQCKEQRDVHRFETISNIIQQFKLSCSKLAASFQSMEVRNSNFAAFIDIFTSNTYVMVVMSDPSIPSAATLINIRNARKHFEKLERVDGPKRSLLMR, from the coding sequence ATGCCAAATACAGCCATGAAGAAAAAGGTGCTGTTAATGGGGAAGAGCAGGTCGGGGAAGACCAGCATGAGGTCGATTATCTTTGCCAATTACATCGCTTGCGACACCCGGCGCCTGGGTGCCACCATTAATGTGGAGCACTCCCACGTCCGATTCCTGGGCAACCTAGTGCTGAATCTGTGGGACTGTGGCGGTCAGGACACCTTCATGGAAAATTACTTCACCAGCCAGCGAGACAACATCTTCCGTAATGTCGAGGTTCTGATTTATGTGTTCGACGTGGAGAGCCGCGAACTGGAAAAGGACATGCATTATTACCAGTCGTGTCTGGAGGCCATCCTTCAGAACGCTCCTGATGCCAAAATCTTCTGCTTGGTGCACAAGATGgatctggttcaggaagatcagCGTGACCTGATTTTTAAAGAGCGAGAGGAAGACCTGAGGCGTTTGTCTCGCCCGCTGGAGTGTGCTTGTTTTCGAACATCCATCTGGGATGAAACGCTCTACAAAGCCTGGTCCAGTATTGTCTATCAGCTGATTCCAAATGTCCAGCAGCTGGAGATGAATCTCGGGAATTTTGCCCAGATTATTGAGGCCGATGAAGTTCTGGTGTTCGAAAGAGCCACGTTCTTGGTCATCTCCCATTACCAGTGCAAAGAGCAGCGTGATGTCCACCGATTCGAGACGATCAGCAACATAATTCAGCAGTTCAAGCTGAGCTGCAGTAAATTGGCCGCTTCTTTCCAGAGCATGGAAGTTAGGAATTCTAACTTCGCTGCTTTCATCGACATCTTCACATCAAACACGTACGTGATGGTGGTTATGTCGGATCCGTCCATCCCTTCTGCGGCTACTCTGATCAACATTCGCAATGCCAGGAAACACTTTGAGAAGCTGGAGAGAGTGGATGGTCCCAAGCGCAGCCTCCTTATGCGTTGA